A genomic region of Eschrichtius robustus isolate mEscRob2 chromosome 21, mEscRob2.pri, whole genome shotgun sequence contains the following coding sequences:
- the LOC137755816 gene encoding beta-defensin 109-like: protein MLMPLPFSCRSSRRLHVLLSMLLFLTLLSPVRSGLASAENHCFNLSGLCRRDTCKITEDIIGACRRRWKCCRQWWILLPIPTPIIYSDYQPPIKHKLK from the exons ATGTTGATGCCGCTTCCCTTCAGCTGCCGTTCATCCAGGAGACTCCATGTGCTTCTCTCCATGCTCCTCTTTTTGACTCTCTTATCCCCAG TAAGAAGTGGTTTGGCTTCTGCTGAAAACCACTGTTTCAATCTCTCTGGCCTTTGCAGAAGAGACACCTGCAAGATAACAGAGGATATAATTGGTGCCTGCCGAAGACGGTGGAAATGCTGTCGCCAGTGGTGGATTCTTCTGCCAATTCCAACGCCCATTATCTATTCAGATTATCAACCACCCATTAAGCATAAATTGAAATGA